Proteins encoded together in one uncultured Desulfosarcina sp. window:
- a CDS encoding SPOR domain-containing protein: MGYLFKHLTVRLWTTLTFGSLVALVALPPLAAVLGPGWMVVPALVLFALAFWLAGAALAALGRRRMARLLEEATVWDRAGMHREARQAFARAADTVDSFLFSPFSKKVPAERLLAKMARFQLARTAPEASSDDTVDAYLRRFPRDREAAVKWLEKMVAGKEPTAASHDIAARIGAAHPENAAIQRMLARFYLAEGRCDFSALQAYEYLMKSEDPPGDDLLGPMAELFLAQPRVDFPALTVYLACVDGGDRDPRLLSAIAACQETIFPGPENLPTLERAEAVLSGLDAARRHRMAAEFMPRIAEPGQGPPVKTASRRLRAMGKGLRNTLSAALRAVSHAGYGLRRLLTMLSTGPAKSVLKWSAMGLLAIGVGWMVVSTAIHLAGDDSTAEKIPPPAVAPVTDPFTLQVAAYLKETDARRYVDQLKDKGLDAYWTRASSGSKTWYQVRVAHYPTKAEARSIGEDLKKRGWIGDYYVANYKRPDVP; the protein is encoded by the coding sequence ATGGGTTATCTGTTCAAACATCTGACCGTCCGCCTCTGGACGACGCTGACATTCGGCAGCCTGGTTGCCCTTGTGGCCCTGCCGCCGCTGGCCGCCGTCCTGGGGCCGGGCTGGATGGTTGTGCCGGCACTCGTCCTGTTCGCTCTGGCGTTCTGGTTGGCGGGGGCGGCATTGGCCGCCTTGGGACGCCGGCGGATGGCTCGCCTGTTGGAGGAGGCCACCGTCTGGGACCGGGCCGGCATGCACCGGGAGGCGCGTCAGGCTTTTGCCCGGGCGGCGGATACGGTGGACAGCTTTCTTTTTTCCCCGTTTTCCAAAAAGGTTCCGGCCGAACGGCTGCTGGCCAAAATGGCGCGTTTCCAATTGGCCCGGACCGCGCCCGAAGCGTCCTCCGATGACACCGTGGACGCTTACCTGCGCCGTTTTCCCCGTGACCGGGAAGCCGCCGTCAAATGGCTGGAAAAGATGGTGGCCGGAAAAGAACCGACCGCGGCATCCCATGACATCGCCGCCCGTATCGGGGCGGCCCATCCCGAAAACGCAGCCATCCAGCGGATGCTGGCCCGGTTTTATCTGGCAGAAGGGCGGTGCGATTTTTCCGCCTTGCAGGCCTATGAATACCTGATGAAGTCCGAGGATCCGCCGGGGGATGATCTGCTGGGTCCCATGGCCGAGCTTTTTCTGGCCCAACCCCGCGTGGATTTTCCGGCCCTTACGGTTTACCTGGCCTGCGTTGATGGCGGCGACCGCGACCCGCGTCTGCTTTCGGCCATCGCCGCCTGCCAGGAGACGATTTTCCCCGGTCCCGAAAACCTGCCGACGCTGGAAAGGGCCGAAGCCGTGCTATCGGGCCTGGACGCGGCCCGGCGCCATCGGATGGCAGCGGAATTCATGCCCCGGATTGCCGAACCCGGACAGGGGCCACCTGTAAAAACGGCGTCCCGGCGATTAAGGGCGATGGGCAAAGGGCTGCGCAATACGCTGAGCGCGGCGTTGCGGGCGGTGTCCCATGCGGGGTATGGCCTGCGGCGACTGCTGACAATGCTTTCGACCGGACCGGCTAAATCGGTGCTGAAATGGTCGGCCATGGGCCTGTTGGCCATCGGCGTCGGCTGGATGGTGGTCAGCACTGCCATTCATCTGGCCGGCGATGATTCCACCGCGGAAAAAATTCCGCCGCCGGCGGTCGCCCCGGTGACCGATCCCTTCACTTTACAGGTGGCGGCCTACCTCAAGGAAACCGACGCCCGACGGTATGTGGACCAGTTGAAGGACAAGGGTCTGGATGCTTACTGGACCCGCGCCTCGAGCGGTAGCAAAACCTGGTATCAGGTGCGTGTTGCCCACTATCCGACCAAGGCCGAAGCCAGGAGCATCGGCGAGGACTTGAAAAAACGCGGGTGGATCGGCGATTATTATGTTGCCAATTACAAACGGCCCGACGTACCATAG
- a CDS encoding GGDEF domain-containing protein, translating to MNASTMTRIIDQCFRMDSHATRLYTSLARNAGSQELKAFWQDIATQNETHLIYWNRMQKWAEKGILNNLFDDSGQVLKELTALQEKVNDLAESCLKVRRKEKAFTMAFKLEFYLLHPAFETLSQYVETFNGDADAVSSCERFVSRLFDALQKNELSTLELELVGEVIHRLWKENRRMAFLSNYDELTGVFNRRGLFNAITHLAHLAQRNGHTVSTLMIDIDRFKAVNDTYGHQFGDEVLRRVADCIRENIRASDVLGRYGGEEFLVFLPHVEAVSLNDVGEKIRKGIETMPDNPAEVTVSIGVAHGLVGREVEADVKKLIHTADERLLKAKASGRNCIQL from the coding sequence ATGAACGCCTCAACCATGACCCGAATCATCGACCAATGTTTCCGGATGGACAGCCACGCCACCCGCCTCTATACGAGCCTGGCCCGCAACGCCGGCAGTCAGGAATTGAAAGCGTTCTGGCAGGATATCGCCACGCAGAACGAAACCCATCTGATCTATTGGAATCGTATGCAAAAATGGGCCGAGAAGGGAATACTCAACAACCTGTTCGACGATTCTGGACAGGTGCTCAAAGAATTGACCGCCCTGCAGGAAAAGGTGAACGACCTGGCGGAAAGTTGCCTGAAGGTTCGCCGCAAGGAAAAAGCCTTCACCATGGCGTTCAAGCTCGAATTTTACCTGCTGCATCCGGCCTTTGAAACCCTTTCCCAGTATGTGGAAACCTTTAACGGCGATGCCGATGCGGTTTCATCCTGCGAACGGTTTGTCAGCCGTTTGTTCGATGCCCTTCAAAAGAACGAATTGAGCACCCTGGAACTGGAGCTGGTGGGAGAGGTCATTCATCGCCTCTGGAAAGAAAACCGGCGGATGGCCTTTTTGAGCAACTACGACGAGTTGACCGGCGTGTTCAATCGTCGGGGCCTGTTCAACGCCATCACCCATCTGGCGCACCTGGCCCAGCGCAACGGACACACCGTCAGCACCCTGATGATCGACATCGACCGTTTCAAAGCCGTCAACGATACCTACGGCCACCAGTTCGGAGACGAGGTCCTGCGCCGGGTGGCCGATTGCATCCGTGAAAACATTCGCGCGTCGGATGTGCTGGGCCGCTACGGCGGCGAGGAGTTTCTTGTCTTCCTGCCCCATGTCGAGGCCGTGTCCCTCAACGACGTGGGGGAAAAGATCAGAAAGGGCATCGAGACCATGCCCGACAACCCGGCGGAAGTTACGGTCAGCATCGGCGTCGCCCATGGCCTCGTGGGCCGGGAGGTGGAAGCGGACGTGAAGAAACTCATCCATACCGCCGATGAGAGGCTGTTGAAGGCCAAGGCCAGCGGGCGCAACTGCATCCAACTGTGA
- a CDS encoding fatty acid--CoA ligase, translating into MSVRLIPRTPSAYGFPLLIKNILRTPLAYYPDREIVYRDKMTYTYVELNQRIQRLANALEKMGVKQGDTVAVMDWDSHRYLECFFAVPMMGAVLHTINIRLSPEQLIYTINHAKDDVILVNADFLPLLAAVKDQMKTVKKIILLNDGDGTPDTPLNLDDEYENLLAGSEPAFDFPDFDENAMATTFYTTGTTGLPKGVYFSHRQIMLHTYGLMSGLCAYEAQAGINSGDVYMPLTPMFHVHAWGIPYLCTMLGTKQVYPGKYEPEMLLKLIVSQKVTFSHCVPTIIHMLVSSPAIKKLDLSRWKVVIGGSALPRGLCKAGLENGINLYTAYGMSETCPLLTVANLKPHMLQWDAERQVEMRCRTGLPVPNVLLEVVDPEGKPLPHDGKSAGEVVVRSPWLTQGYVGDGEKSEELWANGWLHTGDIGFIDPEGYLQITDRVKDVIKTGGEWISSLELEDIISRHDAVSEAAVIGVPDPKWVERPLALVVLKPGTEAETSEEELKAFFAKYAEDGVIPKYGVPDKVLIVDSIAKTSVGKINKKQLREDFK; encoded by the coding sequence ATGTCCGTCCGACTCATCCCCAGGACCCCGTCCGCTTATGGTTTTCCCCTGCTCATCAAAAACATCCTGCGCACGCCGCTGGCCTATTATCCGGATCGCGAAATCGTCTATCGCGACAAGATGACCTACACCTATGTAGAGCTGAATCAGCGCATTCAGCGCCTGGCCAATGCCCTTGAGAAGATGGGCGTCAAACAGGGAGACACGGTGGCGGTGATGGACTGGGACAGCCATCGATATCTGGAGTGCTTTTTCGCCGTACCCATGATGGGAGCAGTGCTGCACACCATCAACATCCGTCTGTCTCCGGAGCAACTCATCTACACCATCAACCATGCCAAGGACGACGTCATCCTGGTCAACGCCGATTTCCTGCCCCTGCTGGCGGCGGTCAAAGACCAGATGAAAACCGTCAAAAAAATCATTCTTCTCAACGACGGAGACGGCACACCGGACACGCCCCTGAATCTGGACGACGAATACGAGAATCTTCTGGCCGGGTCCGAGCCGGCGTTCGACTTTCCCGATTTCGACGAAAACGCCATGGCCACGACCTTTTACACCACCGGCACCACGGGCCTGCCCAAGGGCGTCTATTTCAGCCACCGCCAGATCATGCTGCACACGTACGGGCTCATGTCCGGGCTGTGCGCCTACGAGGCCCAGGCCGGCATCAATTCCGGGGATGTCTACATGCCCCTGACCCCCATGTTCCACGTCCACGCCTGGGGCATTCCCTACCTGTGCACCATGCTGGGCACCAAGCAGGTGTATCCGGGCAAGTACGAGCCGGAAATGCTGCTCAAGCTGATCGTCTCCCAGAAGGTCACCTTCTCCCACTGCGTGCCCACCATAATCCACATGCTGGTCTCCAGCCCGGCCATCAAGAAACTGGACCTGTCCCGCTGGAAGGTGGTCATCGGCGGCAGCGCCCTGCCCCGGGGCCTGTGCAAAGCGGGCCTGGAAAACGGCATCAATCTCTACACAGCCTACGGCATGAGCGAAACCTGTCCTTTACTCACCGTGGCCAACCTCAAACCCCATATGCTCCAGTGGGATGCCGAGCGTCAGGTGGAGATGCGCTGCCGCACCGGCCTTCCCGTGCCCAATGTGCTGCTTGAGGTGGTGGACCCGGAAGGCAAACCGCTGCCCCACGACGGCAAGAGCGCCGGTGAAGTGGTGGTCCGCTCTCCGTGGCTGACCCAGGGGTATGTCGGCGACGGGGAGAAGAGCGAGGAGCTTTGGGCCAACGGCTGGCTGCACACCGGCGACATCGGCTTCATCGATCCCGAGGGCTACCTGCAGATTACCGACCGGGTCAAGGACGTAATCAAAACCGGCGGCGAGTGGATCTCCTCGCTGGAACTGGAGGACATCATCAGCCGTCACGACGCGGTGAGCGAGGCGGCGGTGATCGGCGTGCCCGATCCCAAATGGGTCGAACGGCCCCTGGCCCTGGTGGTGCTCAAACCCGGAACCGAGGCGGAAACCAGCGAAGAAGAACTCAAGGCCTTTTTCGCCAAATACGCCGAGGACGGCGTCATCCCCAAATACGGCGTGCCGGACAAGGTGCTGATCGTGGATTCCATCGCCAAGACCAGTGTGGGAAAGATTAATAAGAAGCAGCTGCGCGAGGACTTCAAATAA
- a CDS encoding PBP1A family penicillin-binding protein — protein MTPTLRIFRALTTLVFILASAAGVAAIGLFCFFLVAAKDLPQVPEPIGRINDTPATEIFSADGQRILTIGGRETVALDDVSYPFIQAILATEDHRFWEHRGINKLRTLKALWVTLFEEGKVQGASTITQQLAKNLFFSFERTYLRKFRELLVALQIEAQFTKQEILEAYINQIPFGVGAYGIGEAARTFFGKSAGELNLAEASLLAGLPKSPTRYNPFRYPERARNRQQVVLQRMVATGMITSQEAEEAGAAAAGLRTQTRSLRVDSYFLDAVMKSLEETYSPEVVYHGGLRVYTTLDPGMQQQAETALQEGVSRLEAQMPDGDHLEADDNGLQGALVAVDVNTGAVKALVGGRDFFQTPYNRALQNNRQPGSAFKPFLYYTALESADRSPADVMVDKPVSIPVAGKPPWKPRNFERSYQGAMVLKRAFTESVNTVAAQLVEAVGPEAVIETARRCGITSPLNPVYSVALGTSGASPLEMAAAYATFASGGVRHEAYWIRRVEDVSGRVLEEHIITGERVLNESIAFQVVDMMAGVIEEGTGKAVRNMGFTLPAAGKTGTTNEYNDAWFTGFTPNLSTSVWVGFDRGQGMRDKNGAGITGGRGAAPIWARFMKAATEGEPPKTFLVPPNIFFKKVNPETGSWAGFWTRDPVSVALRKN, from the coding sequence ATGACGCCGACCCTGCGAATTTTCCGGGCCCTGACGACCCTGGTGTTTATCCTGGCCAGTGCCGCGGGGGTGGCAGCCATCGGGCTTTTCTGCTTTTTCCTGGTTGCGGCCAAGGATCTGCCCCAGGTGCCCGAACCCATCGGCCGCATCAACGATACGCCGGCCACCGAAATCTTCAGTGCCGACGGCCAGCGCATCCTGACCATCGGCGGCAGGGAAACGGTCGCCCTGGACGACGTTTCCTATCCCTTCATCCAGGCCATTTTAGCCACCGAGGACCACCGTTTCTGGGAGCATCGTGGCATCAATAAGCTGCGGACCCTCAAGGCCCTGTGGGTTACCCTGTTCGAGGAAGGCAAGGTCCAGGGGGCCTCCACCATCACCCAGCAGCTGGCCAAGAATCTCTTTTTCAGCTTCGAGCGCACCTACCTGAGAAAGTTCCGGGAACTGCTGGTGGCGCTGCAGATCGAAGCCCAATTCACCAAGCAGGAGATTCTGGAGGCCTATATCAACCAGATTCCCTTCGGCGTCGGGGCCTACGGCATCGGTGAGGCGGCGCGTACGTTTTTCGGCAAGTCCGCCGGCGAGCTGAACCTGGCCGAGGCATCGCTTCTGGCCGGGCTGCCCAAATCCCCCACCCGCTACAACCCGTTCCGGTATCCCGAGCGCGCCCGCAATCGTCAGCAGGTTGTGCTCCAGCGCATGGTGGCCACGGGCATGATCACCTCCCAGGAGGCTGAAGAGGCCGGTGCCGCAGCTGCCGGACTGCGAACCCAGACCCGGTCGCTGCGGGTGGACAGCTATTTTCTGGACGCGGTTATGAAATCGCTGGAGGAAACCTACAGTCCCGAGGTGGTCTACCACGGGGGGCTGCGGGTGTACACCACCCTGGACCCGGGCATGCAGCAGCAGGCTGAAACCGCGCTTCAGGAAGGGGTCTCCCGGCTGGAGGCCCAGATGCCGGACGGTGACCACCTCGAAGCGGACGACAACGGCCTGCAGGGCGCCCTGGTGGCCGTGGATGTCAACACCGGCGCCGTCAAAGCGCTGGTCGGCGGTCGCGATTTCTTTCAGACGCCATACAATCGCGCCTTGCAGAACAACCGGCAGCCCGGCTCCGCATTCAAGCCCTTTCTCTATTACACGGCACTGGAAAGTGCGGATCGGTCGCCGGCCGACGTGATGGTGGACAAGCCGGTCTCCATCCCCGTGGCCGGCAAGCCGCCGTGGAAGCCCCGCAACTTCGAGCGCTCCTACCAGGGCGCCATGGTTCTGAAAAGAGCCTTTACCGAATCGGTCAACACCGTTGCGGCCCAGCTGGTCGAAGCCGTCGGACCCGAGGCGGTGATCGAAACCGCCCGGCGCTGCGGCATTACCAGCCCATTGAATCCGGTCTATTCCGTGGCCCTGGGAACTTCGGGAGCCAGCCCCCTGGAGATGGCCGCCGCCTACGCGACCTTTGCCTCGGGCGGGGTTCGGCACGAAGCGTACTGGATCCGGCGGGTGGAGGATGTGAGCGGCCGGGTGCTGGAAGAGCACATCATCACCGGTGAGCGGGTGCTGAACGAATCGATCGCCTTTCAGGTGGTGGACATGATGGCCGGGGTGATCGAAGAGGGAACCGGCAAGGCGGTCCGCAATATGGGGTTCACCTTGCCGGCCGCCGGCAAGACCGGCACGACCAACGAATACAACGACGCCTGGTTCACTGGCTTTACCCCCAATCTGAGCACCTCGGTGTGGGTGGGATTCGACCGCGGCCAGGGCATGCGGGACAAAAACGGCGCGGGCATTACCGGCGGGCGCGGCGCCGCTCCGATCTGGGCCCGCTTCATGAAAGCGGCCACCGAGGGAGAACCGCCGAAAACCTTTCTGGTTCCGCCGAACATCTTTTTCAAGAAGGTAAACCCGGAAACCGGCTCCTGGGCCGGCTTCTGGACGCGTGACCCGGTTTCTGTGGCGCTGAGGAAAAACTAG